A part of Vulpes vulpes isolate BD-2025 chromosome 15, VulVul3, whole genome shotgun sequence genomic DNA contains:
- the STN1 gene encoding CST complex subunit STN1 isoform X3, with translation MQSESSQCEEEPPSLLWGLDPVFLAFAKLYIRDILNLKESRQVQGGLGRLLTLRPPSSPSQGYCQRFLISLQERIQGKTRHKSVFFYNGHPIKQVEILGTVIGRREKDAFYSYGVDDSTGVINCICWKKSNNIESSSATTAAPTAGELSLTSQLKKLQETIEQKTKIEIGDIIQIRGYVHTYREEREIRVTTFYKVDDPVCNIQIARMLELPSIYRKVYDQPFRIPALEQESSDPGALDLANLTCLLSERAKEFLMENKVQTFYQQELEIVESLLSLANQPVIHGTSSERDSKNDTTSKAIHSIFKNAIQLLQEKGFVFQKDHGFDKLYYVTREDKELHRKIHHIIQEDCQKPNPDTEKGCHFQHILACARLSISPGLSEGVLQQVLELLEDQSDIVSTTEHYYTAF, from the exons ATGCAGTCTGAATCCAGCCAGTGTGAAGAGGAgcccccttccctcctgtgggGTTTGGATCCGGTATTCTTAGCCTTTGCAAAACTCTACATCAGGGATATCCTGAACTTGAAGGAGTCCCGCCAGGTACAAG GTGGACTAGGGAGACTCTTGACCCTGAGGCCTCCATCCAGCCCTTCCCAGGGATATTGCCAGAGGTTCTTGATCTCATTgcaagaaagaattcaaggaaaGACCAGACATAAAA gtgTATTTTTTTACAATGGGCATCCAATAAAGCAGGTAGAGATCTTGGGAACTGTaattggaaggagagaaaaagatgcTTTCTACAGTTATGGAG TGGATGACAGCACTGGAGTTATAAATTGCATCTGCTGGAAAAAGTCGAACAATATCGAGTCTTCATCAG CAACTACAGCTGCTCCAACTGCAGGGGAGCTGAGCTTAACCTCACAGCTTAAGAAGCTCCAAGAGACCATTGAGCAGAAGACAAAGATAGAAATTGGGGACATTATCCAAATCAGAGGTTATGTCCACACATACAGAGAAGAACGAGAGATTCGTGTCACTACTTTCT ATAAAGTGGATGATCCAGTGTGCAACATTCAAATTGCAAGGATGCTTGAGCTGCCCAGTATCTACAGGAAAGTTTATGACCAGCCTTTCCGCATCCCAGCCCTAGAGCAAGAAAG CAGTGATCCAGGCGCCCTGGACCTTGCCAATCTCACGTGTTTGCTGAGTGAAAGAGCCAAAGAATTCCTCATGGAGAACAAAGTGCAAACCTTTTACCAGCAGGAATTGGAAATTGTGGAATCTCTGCTATCCCTTGCCAATCAGCCTGTGATTCACGGCACCTCCTCTGAGCGG GATTCTAAGAATGACACCACTTCCAAGGCAATTCATAGTATATTTAAGAATGCAATACAGCTGCTGCAGGAAAAAGGatttgttttccagaaagatCATGGTTTTGATAAGCTATATTAT GTAACCAGAGAAGACAAAGAACTACATAGAAAGATCCACCATATCATTCAAGAAGACTGCCAAAAACCAAATC CAGACACGGAGAAGGGCTGCCACTTCCAGCACATCTTGGCCTGTGCTCGCCTGAGCATCAGCCCGGGCCTGAGTGAAGGTGTGCTGCAGCAGGTGCTGGAGCTCCTGGAGGACCAGAGTGACATCGTCAGCACAACAGAGCACTACTACACGGCGTTCTGA
- the STN1 gene encoding CST complex subunit STN1 isoform X20: MQSESSQCEEEPPSLLWGLDPVFLAFAKLYIRDILNLKESRQVQGVFFYNGHPIKQVEILGTVIGRREKDAFYSYGVDDSTGVINCICWKKSNNIESSSATTAAPTAGELSLTSQLKKLQETIEQKTKIEIGDIIQIRGYVHTYREEREIRVTTFYKVDDPVCNIQIARMLELPSIYRKVYDQPFRIPALEQESSDPGALDLANLTCLLSERAKEFLMENKVQTFYQQELEIVESLLSLANQPVIHGTSSERVTREDKELHRKIHHIIQEDCQKPNPDTEKGCHFQHILACARLSISPGLSEGVLQQVLELLEDQSDIVSTTEHYYTAF, encoded by the exons ATGCAGTCTGAATCCAGCCAGTGTGAAGAGGAgcccccttccctcctgtgggGTTTGGATCCGGTATTCTTAGCCTTTGCAAAACTCTACATCAGGGATATCCTGAACTTGAAGGAGTCCCGCCAGGTACAAG gtgTATTTTTTTACAATGGGCATCCAATAAAGCAGGTAGAGATCTTGGGAACTGTaattggaaggagagaaaaagatgcTTTCTACAGTTATGGAG TGGATGACAGCACTGGAGTTATAAATTGCATCTGCTGGAAAAAGTCGAACAATATCGAGTCTTCATCAG CAACTACAGCTGCTCCAACTGCAGGGGAGCTGAGCTTAACCTCACAGCTTAAGAAGCTCCAAGAGACCATTGAGCAGAAGACAAAGATAGAAATTGGGGACATTATCCAAATCAGAGGTTATGTCCACACATACAGAGAAGAACGAGAGATTCGTGTCACTACTTTCT ATAAAGTGGATGATCCAGTGTGCAACATTCAAATTGCAAGGATGCTTGAGCTGCCCAGTATCTACAGGAAAGTTTATGACCAGCCTTTCCGCATCCCAGCCCTAGAGCAAGAAAG CAGTGATCCAGGCGCCCTGGACCTTGCCAATCTCACGTGTTTGCTGAGTGAAAGAGCCAAAGAATTCCTCATGGAGAACAAAGTGCAAACCTTTTACCAGCAGGAATTGGAAATTGTGGAATCTCTGCTATCCCTTGCCAATCAGCCTGTGATTCACGGCACCTCCTCTGAGCGG GTAACCAGAGAAGACAAAGAACTACATAGAAAGATCCACCATATCATTCAAGAAGACTGCCAAAAACCAAATC CAGACACGGAGAAGGGCTGCCACTTCCAGCACATCTTGGCCTGTGCTCGCCTGAGCATCAGCCCGGGCCTGAGTGAAGGTGTGCTGCAGCAGGTGCTGGAGCTCCTGGAGGACCAGAGTGACATCGTCAGCACAACAGAGCACTACTACACGGCGTTCTGA
- the STN1 gene encoding CST complex subunit STN1 isoform X15 → MQSESSQCEEEPPSLLWGLDPVFLAFAKLYIRDILNLKESRQVQGGLGRLLTLRPPSSPSQGYCQRFLISLQERIQGKTRHKSVFFYNGHPIKQVEILGTVIGRREKDAFYSYGVDDSTGVINCICWKKSNNIESSSATTAAPTAGELSLTSQLKKLQETIEQKTKIEIGDIIQIRGYVHTYREEREIRVTTFYKVDDPVCNIQIARMLELPSIYRKVYDQPFRIPALEQESSDPGALDLANLTCLLSERAKEFLMENKVQTFYQQELEIVESLLSLANQPVIHGTSSERVTREDKELHRKIHHIIQEDCQKPNPDTEKGCHFQHILACARLSISPGLSEGVLQQVLELLEDQSDIVSTTEHYYTAF, encoded by the exons ATGCAGTCTGAATCCAGCCAGTGTGAAGAGGAgcccccttccctcctgtgggGTTTGGATCCGGTATTCTTAGCCTTTGCAAAACTCTACATCAGGGATATCCTGAACTTGAAGGAGTCCCGCCAGGTACAAG GTGGACTAGGGAGACTCTTGACCCTGAGGCCTCCATCCAGCCCTTCCCAGGGATATTGCCAGAGGTTCTTGATCTCATTgcaagaaagaattcaaggaaaGACCAGACATAAAA gtgTATTTTTTTACAATGGGCATCCAATAAAGCAGGTAGAGATCTTGGGAACTGTaattggaaggagagaaaaagatgcTTTCTACAGTTATGGAG TGGATGACAGCACTGGAGTTATAAATTGCATCTGCTGGAAAAAGTCGAACAATATCGAGTCTTCATCAG CAACTACAGCTGCTCCAACTGCAGGGGAGCTGAGCTTAACCTCACAGCTTAAGAAGCTCCAAGAGACCATTGAGCAGAAGACAAAGATAGAAATTGGGGACATTATCCAAATCAGAGGTTATGTCCACACATACAGAGAAGAACGAGAGATTCGTGTCACTACTTTCT ATAAAGTGGATGATCCAGTGTGCAACATTCAAATTGCAAGGATGCTTGAGCTGCCCAGTATCTACAGGAAAGTTTATGACCAGCCTTTCCGCATCCCAGCCCTAGAGCAAGAAAG CAGTGATCCAGGCGCCCTGGACCTTGCCAATCTCACGTGTTTGCTGAGTGAAAGAGCCAAAGAATTCCTCATGGAGAACAAAGTGCAAACCTTTTACCAGCAGGAATTGGAAATTGTGGAATCTCTGCTATCCCTTGCCAATCAGCCTGTGATTCACGGCACCTCCTCTGAGCGG GTAACCAGAGAAGACAAAGAACTACATAGAAAGATCCACCATATCATTCAAGAAGACTGCCAAAAACCAAATC CAGACACGGAGAAGGGCTGCCACTTCCAGCACATCTTGGCCTGTGCTCGCCTGAGCATCAGCCCGGGCCTGAGTGAAGGTGTGCTGCAGCAGGTGCTGGAGCTCCTGGAGGACCAGAGTGACATCGTCAGCACAACAGAGCACTACTACACGGCGTTCTGA